A window of the Radiobacillus deserti genome harbors these coding sequences:
- a CDS encoding helix-turn-helix domain-containing protein, producing the protein MNKNQLGYKLKYKRKQLSYTQEQVCLGICSKSYLSKIENNKILGKPDIMELLCERLELDIEDIYINQERGRNELSELEDIYKAINNKNFNNFKKQYKIINSHLDKGDPIISLACEIILLEYHTAQKEKELSSSYAEKVKNKYEYLPDEFIENYYKSLGYYEYTYGDLERSLDYLYEAEKVIKKKRKEDSNLHYLLAIVNTKFMLTSLSIIHTEKALNLYDKELNIKQIINCKLLLGINYIRIEKYDLAENIFMSIIDSLKGYSDKRILSKTYHNLGYVYLLTKRHHISIEFLNMSLILKTSREDKLSTIYLLAYEYKLIGNKKKALELCKEGLKYNRNNSFSYKLLILRESISPKMHLNEFQKKLENEILPYFLKKDPFVAAECYSLLASLYIKENKYKSATIHLQNSIDISYKFKNKQLLM; encoded by the coding sequence ATGAATAAAAATCAGTTGGGATACAAATTAAAATACAAACGCAAACAACTATCGTATACTCAAGAACAAGTTTGTTTAGGTATATGTTCGAAATCTTATCTTAGTAAAATCGAAAATAATAAGATCCTTGGAAAACCTGATATTATGGAACTATTGTGTGAAAGATTGGAATTGGATATTGAGGATATATATATTAATCAAGAAAGGGGAAGAAATGAATTAAGTGAACTTGAAGATATTTATAAAGCTATTAATAATAAGAATTTTAATAACTTTAAAAAACAATACAAGATTATAAATAGTCACCTAGATAAAGGAGATCCTATTATTTCACTTGCCTGTGAAATAATCTTATTAGAATACCACACCGCGCAGAAAGAGAAAGAATTATCCTCTTCTTATGCAGAAAAGGTCAAAAATAAATATGAATATTTACCAGATGAATTTATAGAAAATTATTACAAATCTCTTGGTTATTATGAATACACTTATGGAGATTTAGAACGAAGTTTAGATTATCTATATGAGGCTGAGAAAGTTATAAAGAAGAAACGCAAAGAAGATTCAAATTTGCACTATTTATTAGCAATAGTTAACACTAAATTCATGTTAACATCACTTTCTATTATACATACTGAAAAGGCTCTTAACCTATATGATAAAGAACTAAATATTAAACAAATAATCAATTGTAAGCTTCTTTTAGGTATAAATTATATTAGAATCGAAAAATATGATTTAGCAGAAAATATTTTTATGAGCATTATAGATTCACTTAAGGGGTATAGTGATAAAAGAATACTATCTAAGACATATCATAATTTGGGATATGTCTATTTATTAACAAAAAGGCATCATATATCAATAGAATTTTTAAACATGTCACTTATATTAAAGACTAGTCGAGAGGATAAATTGAGCACTATTTATCTATTAGCATATGAATATAAATTAATTGGGAATAAAAAGAAAGCATTAGAACTATGTAAAGAAGGCCTAAAATATAATAGGAACAATAGTTTTAGTTACAAATTATTAATCCTAAGAGAATCCATTTCACCTAAAATGCATCTAAATGAATTTCAGAAAAAACTTGAAAATGAAATTTTACCTTACTTCTTGAAAAAGGACCCTTTTGTTGCTGCTGAATGTTATTCTTTACTTGCTAGTTTATATATCAAGGAGAATAAATATAAAAGTGCTACTATACATCTACAGAACTCCATAGATATTTCATACAAATTTAAAAACAAGCAACTCCTAATGTAA